The Ascidiaceihabitans donghaensis genome includes the window TGGTGACTGGTGACATCCCACTGGCCGCGAAATGCGTCGAGGCGGGTGCACGCGTCCTGAAACACAATGGCGAAGCGCTTACAGCAGCAAACATCGGCAACGTCTTGGCCACGCGCGACCTGATGACAGACTTGCGGGCAGCTGACCCTTTTCGCCAAGGCGGAGGAAAAGGGTTTACCAAAGCCGACAGGTCGCGTTTTCTGGAAGCGTTAGAACGTGAAATGCGGGCCGCAGCGCGGCAGTGACTTAAAGGCGCGAAAAGCAGAATGACAAGGAACATCGAATGACTATCAAAGCTGTTGTTTTCGACATAGGCAACGTCCTCATCGGCTGGCAGCCAGAACAGTTTTTCGACAGCGTGATTGGGGCAGATCGCAGACGCGCGTTCTTTGCGGCCGTGGATCTGCATGGCATGAACGATGGCATTGATGCAGGCGAAAACTTTCACGATGTCTTGCGTCAAACCGCGCAGGACAATCCCGATTGGGCCACAGAGATTAACATCTGGCATGATCGTTGGATTGATTTGGCTGCCCCTCTGATCGACCATTCAGAACGCCTTATGTATGCATTGCAAGCCAAAGGCATTCCGGTGTTTTCCCTGACAAACTTTGGCATCCAGACCTACGACATCGCTGCCGAAGTCTATCCCTTTATGCGCAAATTTGATCGCGATTTCATCTCGGGCCACATGGGTGTAATC containing:
- a CDS encoding HAD family hydrolase, with the protein product MTIKAVVFDIGNVLIGWQPEQFFDSVIGADRRRAFFAAVDLHGMNDGIDAGENFHDVLRQTAQDNPDWATEINIWHDRWIDLAAPLIDHSERLMYALQAKGIPVFSLTNFGIQTYDIAAEVYPFMRKFDRDFISGHMGVIKPDPTIYQMLEDGSGLSGDALIFADDRQDNIDAAKARGWRTHVFEHPKGWADRLVAEGLLTAQEAT
- a CDS encoding YaiI/YqxD family protein, with amino-acid sequence MSLYIDADACPVKEEAERVATRHKCQMFVVSNGGLRPSQNPLVENIIVDAGPDVADMWIADRCGRGDVVVTGDIPLAAKCVEAGARVLKHNGEALTAANIGNVLATRDLMTDLRAADPFRQGGGKGFTKADRSRFLEALEREMRAAARQ